From Candidatus Schekmanbacteria bacterium, a single genomic window includes:
- a CDS encoding nuclear transport factor 2 family protein produces the protein MSIEDLEKRIQALEDIEAIKQLKATYAAYCDDSYNPEKMMEIFTEDAVWDGGERFGKYTGHKEIKEFFQNASKSLVFGAHFFLQPRITLTSEKTAKANWYLWQTSTMANGKGVWICGLEDDEYRKGDDGKWRMSHMKLTLFYVTAYEDGWHKAPWSGLED, from the coding sequence ATGAGTATAGAAGACCTTGAAAAACGAATTCAAGCACTTGAAGACATAGAAGCAATAAAGCAGCTGAAAGCAACATATGCTGCATACTGCGATGACTCTTATAACCCTGAAAAGATGATGGAAATATTTACTGAGGATGCAGTCTGGGACGGTGGAGAAAGATTTGGCAAATACACTGGCCATAAAGAGATAAAAGAATTTTTCCAGAATGCAAGTAAATCTCTTGTTTTTGGAGCGCACTTTTTTCTACAGCCGAGGATAACATTGACAAGTGAAAAAACTGCAAAAGCGAATTGGTACCTGTGGCAGACAAGCACGATGGCAAATGGCAAGGGAGTATGGATATGCGGACTCGAAGACGATGAATATAGGAAAGGTGATGACGGAAAGTGGAGAATGAGCCATATGAAACTCACACTCTTCTATGTAACTGCATACGAAGATGGATGGCATAAAGCGCCTTGGAGCGGACTTGAAGATTAA